One Pelagicoccus enzymogenes DNA window includes the following coding sequences:
- a CDS encoding DUF1800 domain-containing protein, whose translation MLRKRFRRGVLLLATTGAALCLSANQYEALPLNYPEWKAQIPGAPTTEDPDADGATSFYEYALGAAPADAVDPGKSGNSPYLSTTTGDALLHFDFPGRQDVVYIFESRTDLSPNEWTTLAWKLGPTPWQVTDTNATLTQDGNFLRFQQYAGSAQIFRLRVETSPTLLNKAQAVRFLRQATFGPTPAEVEELLELNLHFEDWLDAQIAQPLSSLTDTAAAIPGLAGFPRSFPLGNRHAKGAAWFEAALNAPDQLRQRMAWALSQIIVLGEEGSANRGNLDEWLHYYDLYLKNALGNYRDLLQDVTRSPKTGRYLTYLNNQKERGTRKPDENYAREVMQLFTIGLWELNRDGSIKTDTEGEPIPTYDNDDITELARVFTGFVYAPDNPNYEDTDQNWIDPMHTNENRHDTGSKTLVDGTVLPAGQDTLTDVTQALDALFEHPNTAPFVSLRLIQRLTCSNPSPQYLDRVAAVFEDDGTGTRGNLAAVAKAILLDPEARSGAYLVDPTRGKLREPLIRFLQISRAFELKSSRNDKVLYIADLQDQFAQFPFRSPTVFNFYEPDFAPAGELRDQELTAPEFQILDDSSGILSFGVMQRLVTKGLSQPFMTGSGSQGSLDLAYEQSLASDASALVAHLNLLLANNALNETEINAIVTAVEGLAPSQARERVERALVLLSIAPGFNILQ comes from the coding sequence ATGCTGAGAAAACGCTTTCGCCGAGGAGTCCTGCTCCTGGCGACCACCGGCGCCGCCTTGTGCCTGAGCGCCAACCAATACGAAGCCTTGCCGCTCAACTACCCGGAGTGGAAGGCTCAGATCCCCGGCGCCCCTACGACCGAGGACCCCGACGCCGACGGCGCCACCTCCTTCTACGAGTACGCCCTCGGAGCCGCCCCCGCCGACGCGGTCGACCCCGGCAAGTCCGGCAACTCCCCTTACCTCTCCACCACCACCGGCGACGCGTTGCTGCACTTCGACTTTCCCGGCCGCCAAGACGTGGTATACATCTTCGAGTCGCGCACCGACCTTTCGCCCAACGAATGGACCACCCTCGCTTGGAAACTCGGCCCCACCCCGTGGCAGGTCACCGACACAAATGCCACGCTTACGCAAGACGGCAACTTCCTCCGCTTCCAACAATACGCCGGCAGCGCCCAAATCTTCCGCCTGCGCGTCGAAACCAGCCCGACCCTTCTCAACAAAGCCCAGGCCGTGCGCTTTCTCCGCCAGGCCACCTTTGGCCCGACGCCCGCCGAAGTGGAGGAACTGCTGGAGCTCAACCTTCATTTCGAAGACTGGCTCGACGCCCAAATCGCCCAGCCCCTCAGCAGCCTGACCGACACCGCTGCCGCCATCCCAGGCCTCGCTGGTTTCCCTCGCAGCTTCCCCTTGGGCAATCGCCACGCCAAAGGCGCCGCCTGGTTCGAAGCCGCCCTCAACGCCCCCGACCAGCTCCGCCAGCGCATGGCCTGGGCCCTCTCCCAGATCATTGTGCTCGGCGAAGAAGGCTCCGCCAACCGCGGCAACCTCGACGAGTGGCTCCACTACTACGACCTCTATCTCAAGAACGCTCTCGGCAACTACCGCGACCTCCTACAAGACGTGACCCGCTCTCCCAAAACGGGACGCTACCTCACTTACCTCAACAACCAGAAGGAACGGGGCACTCGCAAGCCGGACGAGAACTACGCCCGCGAAGTGATGCAGCTCTTCACTATCGGACTCTGGGAGCTCAATCGAGACGGTAGCATAAAAACGGATACGGAAGGCGAGCCCATCCCGACCTACGACAACGATGATATCACGGAGCTGGCCCGCGTATTTACCGGCTTCGTCTACGCCCCCGACAACCCTAACTATGAGGATACCGACCAAAACTGGATCGACCCCATGCATACCAACGAGAATCGTCACGACACTGGATCCAAGACACTCGTGGACGGCACCGTGCTGCCCGCAGGACAAGATACCCTCACTGACGTCACCCAAGCTCTCGACGCCCTCTTCGAGCATCCCAACACCGCGCCCTTCGTATCCCTTCGCTTGATACAACGCCTTACCTGCTCCAACCCTTCCCCACAATACCTCGACCGCGTCGCCGCCGTTTTCGAGGACGACGGCACCGGCACCCGAGGCAATCTCGCCGCCGTCGCCAAGGCCATTCTGCTCGATCCCGAAGCCCGCAGCGGAGCCTACCTCGTCGACCCTACCCGGGGCAAGCTGCGCGAACCGCTGATCCGCTTCCTGCAAATTTCCCGCGCCTTCGAGCTGAAGAGCAGTCGCAACGACAAAGTGCTCTACATCGCCGACCTGCAAGACCAGTTCGCCCAGTTTCCCTTCCGCTCGCCTACTGTATTCAATTTCTACGAACCCGACTTCGCCCCCGCGGGCGAGCTACGCGACCAGGAGCTCACCGCCCCCGAGTTCCAAATCCTCGACGATTCAAGCGGCATCCTTTCCTTCGGCGTCATGCAGCGACTCGTCACCAAAGGGCTCTCGCAACCCTTCATGACAGGAAGCGGCTCCCAAGGCAGCCTCGATCTCGCCTACGAGCAAAGCCTCGCCAGCGACGCCTCCGCCCTTGTCGCCCACCTCAACCTCCTGCTCGCCAACAACGCCCTCAACGAGACCGAAATAAACGCCATCGTCACCGCCGTAGAGGGCCTCGCCCCCAGCCAAGCCCGGGAACGCGTCGAACGTGCCCTCGTCCTCCTCAGCATCGCCCCCGGTTTCAACATCCTGCAATAA